A stretch of the uncultured Desulfobacter sp. genome encodes the following:
- a CDS encoding OFA family MFS transporter yields the protein MTDVRKYPNRWRIAIFGTLLQVCLGTVYAWSFFQKPLVNTYGWSNSQVAWTFSTAICCLGLAAAWGGMNLSKIGPRKLAMAGGVMFGVGYLVAALALRMHNLVVLYIGYGFIGGAGLGLGYVTPVATVAKWFPDKKGLVTGMVVMGFGFGALVMSKLIAPILMTRFDHNLVQVFFWIGIVMLVLTLPAGYNLINPPDGFCPAKTTVSDLGTGCSALTGRQCVLSGKFFMMWMVLTCNVSAGIMFIGFQSPMLQALLRDSNAAKYADPTALAAAGATLIAISSVFNGVGRFFWGSLSDKVGRTNAFRLLVGSQIAIFIALIYIKSPWLFGALVCYVLLCYGGGFGAMPAFVLDVFGQVQMPVVYGVILTGWSAGGILGPQLAAVIRDRFPANPGVYTYAGGAILLAIGFAFSLALSDKPFAPRTAAQN from the coding sequence ATGACTGATGTCCGTAAATATCCCAACCGTTGGAGAATCGCCATTTTCGGAACCCTGCTGCAAGTCTGTTTGGGCACGGTTTACGCCTGGAGCTTTTTTCAAAAACCCCTGGTCAATACCTACGGCTGGAGTAACAGCCAGGTCGCCTGGACCTTCAGCACGGCCATTTGCTGTCTGGGCCTGGCCGCTGCTTGGGGCGGCATGAACCTGTCAAAAATTGGGCCGCGAAAACTGGCCATGGCCGGCGGGGTGATGTTTGGTGTTGGATATCTGGTTGCGGCCCTGGCCCTGCGTATGCACAATTTGGTTGTGCTTTACATTGGCTACGGGTTTATCGGTGGTGCCGGGTTAGGTTTGGGGTATGTGACTCCGGTGGCCACGGTGGCCAAGTGGTTTCCCGACAAAAAGGGCCTTGTTACGGGTATGGTGGTCATGGGATTTGGCTTCGGCGCCTTGGTCATGTCCAAGCTCATTGCACCCATCCTCATGACCCGCTTTGACCACAACCTTGTGCAGGTTTTTTTCTGGATTGGTATTGTCATGCTGGTGCTGACCCTGCCGGCCGGATATAATCTGATCAACCCGCCCGACGGATTTTGTCCGGCCAAGACCACAGTATCCGATCTGGGTACGGGCTGCTCGGCATTAACCGGCAGGCAATGCGTCCTGTCCGGGAAATTTTTCATGATGTGGATGGTGCTTACCTGTAACGTTTCGGCCGGCATCATGTTTATCGGTTTTCAGTCGCCCATGCTGCAGGCGCTGCTCAGAGATTCGAATGCCGCAAAATATGCTGACCCGACAGCGCTGGCCGCAGCCGGCGCCACCTTGATCGCCATTAGCTCCGTGTTTAATGGCGTGGGACGATTTTTTTGGGGCAGCCTGTCCGACAAGGTTGGCCGGACCAATGCGTTTCGCCTGCTGGTGGGCAGTCAGATCGCCATATTTATTGCCCTTATTTACATTAAATCGCCATGGCTTTTCGGCGCCTTGGTCTGTTATGTCCTGCTCTGTTATGGTGGCGGATTCGGTGCCATGCCCGCCTTTGTGCTGGATGTGTTCGGGCAGGTTCAAATGCCTGTGGTTTATGGCGTCATCCTTACCGGCTGGTCTGCCGGCGGGATCCTCGGCCCCCAGCTGGCTGCCGTTATCCGTGACCGCTTCCCTGCCAACCCCGGTGTCTATACCTACGCCGGTGGTGCGATTCTCTTAGCTATCGGGTTTGCCTTTTCCCTGGCTCTGTCCGACAAGCCCTTTGCACCCAGGACTGCGGCACAGAATTGA